A stretch of DNA from Arachis hypogaea cultivar Tifrunner chromosome 19, arahy.Tifrunner.gnm2.J5K5, whole genome shotgun sequence:
TTTGATCAATGATTTGTTGTCTTATCTTGGTGCGGATTCAGGGGTTAAGGTTGTCATAAGTGAGTGGTTGGAACGCCTCACATTCAATATAATCATAAAGATGATTGCCGGAAAGAGGTattaattaaagatattattgTAAGTATGAGTTAATTGGTTAGTAGAATTTAATTTTGGTACAATAATATATTCTTATAATTCATTTATAAATCAATTATACTTAAATTCTCATCTAAAGATATGAACTTAACTGGATgactatataattttttttttagattgtcagtatatcaaaattaaatttttattattatattcgtAATTACCTAATTTTTCTTGATGTGATGAATTTCAACATGGGTAGGTATTTTAGCTACTTGAAAGATGCGGACGATGAAGAATCACATAGAATTGTGAAGCTTGTAAAAGAGTTCATGCACATTTCTGGTGAGCTTGTTCCTTCAGATTTGATTCCAATTATTGGATGGTTACCAGTACAAGGGCAAGTGCTTAAGAACATGAAACGAATTGCAAAGGATTTGGATACAATTGTGGGAAATTGGGTTGAAGAGCATGATGTGAAGAATGatgatcaaaagaaaaagaactaCTCATCAAGTGAGAAACAATATTTCATTGACTTTATGCTTTCCGTTATTGAAGATGATCCTGCCTCTGGCCATACCCGGGACAATATCATCAAGGCAAATATTATGGTAAGCATCTGTTTCTTTTTATCTGAATTCAAATTAATAATGTTAGGTACACAAGTAAAAATTTGGCTAAATCATCATAATCAAGTGATTTCAAAAACACATGTCGATTTTTTTTTcggataaattatattttttgtctctatatttgtaaatttttttaaaatatctctactgtttaattttatttaattttatttttaatattttttatttttgataaaattattctaaatgtTAACTCCATTTAAAATGTTagggataaaataaaatatgttcagaaataattttgacataaataaaaaatattaaaaataaaattaaataaattaaaaatattagaaataaaattaaataaaattaaatattaaaaatatttttttttttttaaaaatcacaaatTGAAACGGAACATATTTTACCCTTCTTTCTCCTTTGTTCTTTTCTTCTAACAATATGCAACAAAAACTTTAGAATATAATGTTGGCGGGGTCAGACACAACGTCCAGCACAATGACATGGATCCTATCCCTTTTATTGAACAACAAACATGCTTTGAAGCGTGCAAAGGACGAAATTGACCTTCATGTGGGTAAGGACAAAATAGTAAAAGCATCCGACATAAAAAACCTAGTGTATTTACAAGCAATTTTGAAAGAAAGTCTAAGATTATATCCAGCAGGGCCTCTATTAGTACCTCATGAGGCAAGAGAAGATTGTTACATTCATGGCTATTACGTACCAAAAGGAACACGTGTCTTTGCCAATGTATGGAAGCTACATAGAGATCCAAGCATTTGGGCAGAACCTGAGAAATTTTCACCAGAAAGATTTATTAATGGCAATGGAGAACTTAATGAAGATCAGAATTTCGAATACCTTCCATTTGGTTCAGGAAGAAGAGCTTGTCCTGGATCAACATTCGCCATTCAAGTGATTCTCACAACACTTGCTCGCATGCTTCAAAAGTTTGATTTGGAAGTTCCAATAAAGGGTGAGGCTATTGATATGAGAGAAGGGTTGGGCATAACCTTGCCCAAGTTAACTCCCTTACAAATCATTTTGACCCCACGCTAATAATGCCATGTATATGACTTGCCTTGCTTCTATCACTTGAATTTTcctttgctatatatatataggtgttgACGTGTTGTCTTTGGTGGCTCCATTAATTTGGTGACTATGGTGGTTAAGGTCCAGCAACCAATCTAAACTTGACATGTGTAATATTTGAGATTATGAGAAAAAGAATTTGACTAGATATAATGACCGTAAATGCACTAATGAAGCAaggtaaaaattttgaatcaataaaCAACTACTAATTAAAGGAGCTTAGTAATTTATTatgaaattctaaaaataaaaaatataaaaattggataaattcaaaaaattgagAAATCCTCGATCCCAACAATAGAGAGTGTAACAATAGAGAGTGTGGTTCCAGGAAGCCTGAAAAAATTAGGACTCCATCTGTAATTAGTGGGTAAAAATTGGAAGGCACTCGTCGCTAGTATGTAGTTCACAGGAGTAGTAGGGGAGGTCCTCGTCGGCGTTGAAGGTGAGAGGAAGAGCTGATTTCTCCATGGCCATTAAAAGTGAGAGGGACAGGTGGAGTCTCCGTTGGCGTTGAAGGTGAGAGGTGCAGCCGAGGTTCTCGTCGGTTGACGCTGTGAAAGGGTGTGATCCTGAGAGGGACTTCGGAGATCTTCTCAACTTTGAAGGTGTGCAAAGTCAATAACAACCCATCCATCGTTATTAACTGTCTTCAACCACACACAAagctactttctttcttttcgtcAGAAATTATCAACTCATTATTCACCCCATCAACTTCCAGACGAGGTCATACCTATTATTACTAAGCATACATCAATCCACACATAAATAATCGACTATTgcattttttttaacattaaaagaTCACTCTATTTACAATGTTATCTGCGTagtaacaaagaaaaatattaccGTCCTTAGTATCTAAATCATAAGTTAACGAGGACAAGATAGAGCACACTTGTCATCTTTTTATTGGAAGTGCATTTTATAGCCAccactaaggtagcgtttgttttgggggcaggacacggagacatggacaacacttatttaaaaagtgtttggaagTAGTAACATGGACAGTGGACGTATTGtctttttatacttttgtgtctACTCTTTCAcaaaggacaatgatggacacgagatttgaaagagtggacacaattttataaattttgttttcctttttttccactgttaccccttcttatttttcctattgcGTTGTTGAGAGATACTTTTTTCTTCCTGTTCTTCatctatctctttctttttcatgtaCTCTCTCCTTTctgtagaattttttattggggatagataattctttttttttatcgttttatttcaataccattttaaccttatattatattatttgatttgtaataaaaataataacaaaaataattaatcttgaaacttttgaaagataaatattagcaaaagtaaaattgatcttttaaaatgctaaaaaataatttataaattgtaattgattttatataatttaaagaaaaatcagttttttataaagaaaaattagtttttagataaaaaaattagttttttttaaataaaaatagatttttatatgcaaaaactaattattttttcatgtaaaaatggatt
This window harbors:
- the LOC112779464 gene encoding cytochrome P450 CYP82J17, which translates into the protein MDFLSLPTITILVALALFLIYNIWKINKSGDDETKKLQAPELPGALPLIGHLHLLGAKTPLARIFASLADKHGPIFQIHLGAYPALVICNKDAIKECFTTNDVVLASRPKSSHGIHLGYNFAGFGFAPYGPYWTKLRKLAMLELLSPRRIESLRHVYESEVDTLINDLLSYLGADSGVKVVISEWLERLTFNIIIKMIAGKRYFSYLKDADDEESHRIVKLVKEFMHISGELVPSDLIPIIGWLPVQGQVLKNMKRIAKDLDTIVGNWVEEHDVKNDDQKKKNYSSSEKQYFIDFMLSVIEDDPASGHTRDNIIKANIMNIMLAGSDTTSSTMTWILSLLLNNKHALKRAKDEIDLHVGKDKIVKASDIKNLVYLQAILKESLRLYPAGPLLVPHEAREDCYIHGYYVPKGTRVFANVWKLHRDPSIWAEPEKFSPERFINGNGELNEDQNFEYLPFGSGRRACPGSTFAIQVILTTLARMLQKFDLEVPIKGEAIDMREGLGITLPKLTPLQIILTPR